A portion of the Rhodococcus pseudokoreensis genome contains these proteins:
- a CDS encoding ABC transporter substrate-binding protein: MPFKKTIGFVAICAAAVATLAGCRTIADSDPNVLTLGVTAEAGSFDPVGLKSSPGTAVQFWAPVYDTLLRREPGGEVQPNMADWSYDADRTALTLNLRDGLRFADGSPITADQVVASMDRFRNGGGPDAGNLAGITAITATTDKTVILDLSEPDPSLLYKLTSTSGAIANPAEFDKSNVALDPAESGAYVLDNGRTTPGVEYTYVRNPYYWNPGAWPFEEISLKILLDPTARINALRSGQVDATLIDAQSVAEMKTLGFQVTTQSSAWEGMILFDRNGELTPALADRRVRQAMNLAFDREAIARYLMLGTVEPNSQMFRDGSSAYYDGHSYPYDLERARQLMAEAGYEDGFDLVMPSVSVVSYLEPIIIDSLSEIGIRARFEAVPADQVNSLLFSRKYSATETRYSQDAAWLDFSRHILPDAPFNPFHIETPELDALLKTAQYATPEERTAAEKAVGQYLFDNAWYVPLFNSSQLIGHIDGIQVTPQLGVNILPLQNYAPAAPAPAD, translated from the coding sequence ATGCCCTTCAAAAAGACCATCGGCTTCGTTGCGATCTGCGCGGCAGCTGTTGCGACACTCGCCGGATGTCGCACGATCGCCGATTCCGATCCGAACGTGCTGACACTCGGAGTGACCGCCGAGGCCGGCTCGTTCGATCCAGTCGGCCTCAAAAGCAGCCCCGGGACCGCGGTCCAGTTCTGGGCGCCGGTGTACGACACTCTGCTTCGACGAGAGCCCGGCGGCGAGGTGCAGCCCAACATGGCGGACTGGAGCTACGACGCAGACCGGACGGCCCTGACCCTTAATCTCCGCGACGGCCTGCGGTTTGCGGACGGGTCACCGATCACGGCAGACCAGGTCGTCGCAAGCATGGACCGGTTCCGCAACGGTGGCGGTCCGGACGCCGGAAACCTCGCCGGAATTACTGCGATCACGGCAACAACGGATAAGACCGTGATACTCGATCTGAGCGAGCCCGATCCCAGCCTGCTCTACAAGCTCACCTCGACGTCCGGGGCGATCGCGAACCCCGCCGAGTTCGACAAGTCCAACGTTGCTCTCGACCCCGCGGAATCCGGAGCATATGTCCTGGACAATGGCCGGACCACTCCCGGAGTCGAGTACACCTACGTCCGCAACCCGTACTACTGGAATCCCGGAGCATGGCCGTTCGAGGAAATCTCGCTCAAGATTCTGCTGGACCCGACAGCTCGAATCAACGCTCTGCGATCGGGACAGGTCGATGCCACCTTGATCGACGCGCAGTCGGTCGCGGAAATGAAAACACTCGGCTTCCAGGTCACCACGCAATCCTCGGCGTGGGAGGGCATGATCCTGTTCGACCGCAACGGTGAACTCACACCCGCCCTGGCCGACCGTCGGGTCCGCCAGGCGATGAATCTCGCATTCGATCGCGAAGCGATCGCCCGGTACCTCATGCTGGGCACAGTGGAGCCGAACAGCCAGATGTTCCGAGACGGCTCGTCTGCGTACTACGACGGACACAGCTACCCCTATGACCTCGAGCGTGCACGTCAGCTGATGGCGGAAGCCGGCTACGAAGACGGATTCGACCTGGTGATGCCGAGCGTGTCGGTCGTTTCGTATCTCGAGCCGATCATCATCGACTCCCTCAGTGAGATCGGAATCCGTGCCCGGTTCGAGGCAGTCCCGGCGGACCAGGTGAACTCGCTCCTGTTTTCCCGCAAGTACTCGGCAACCGAGACCCGTTACTCCCAGGACGCGGCGTGGTTGGACTTCAGTCGACACATACTCCCGGACGCCCCGTTCAATCCGTTCCATATCGAGACGCCGGAACTGGACGCGTTGCTGAAAACTGCACAGTATGCCACCCCTGAAGAGCGGACTGCGGCGGAGAAGGCGGTCGGACAGTATCTGTTCGACAATGCTTGGTACGTACCGCTTTTCAATTCGTCGCAACTGATCGGTCATATCGACGGGATTCAGGTGACGCCGCAGTTGGGCGTCAACATCTTGCCTCTGCAGAACTACGCGCCCGCCGCGCCCGCGCCGGCTGACTGA
- a CDS encoding ABC transporter permease translates to MLMFIARRLATGAALILIVTAITFAMVFANGTNIAVNILGETATPEDIAATTTQLGLDRPVFVQYFDWLGSALTGDLGTSYFTEESVWSALAVRVPVTVSLVLFAMVLILAASIVAGVVAARRGGAIDSAVQSLSVIGFALPSYWIALVLVLVVAIPLPAVFPPTGFVSIGDSVVGWLGTATLPALALAIGGIGAVAQQIRGSMVDVLRLDYIRTLRSRGISDRSIFYRHALRNAAGPALTVLSLQFIGMLGGVIIIERVFALPGIGILASTSALRGDVPVVMGTVAFTVVVVVVVNLLVDILQGVLNPKVRIDV, encoded by the coding sequence ATGCTCATGTTCATCGCGCGACGGCTCGCAACCGGTGCCGCGCTCATTCTGATCGTCACGGCGATCACCTTCGCGATGGTCTTCGCGAACGGAACCAACATCGCCGTGAACATTCTCGGCGAAACCGCGACCCCGGAAGACATCGCCGCCACGACCACCCAGCTCGGTCTCGACCGGCCGGTCTTCGTTCAGTACTTCGACTGGTTGGGAAGTGCCCTCACCGGCGACCTCGGAACAAGCTACTTCACCGAAGAATCGGTATGGAGTGCGCTTGCCGTACGAGTACCGGTGACGGTGTCCCTGGTGCTCTTCGCGATGGTGCTGATCTTGGCGGCGAGCATCGTCGCCGGCGTCGTCGCAGCCCGCCGAGGTGGTGCGATAGACAGTGCCGTGCAGTCCCTATCCGTCATCGGGTTCGCTCTTCCGAGCTACTGGATCGCGTTGGTCCTGGTCCTCGTCGTGGCGATCCCGCTGCCGGCGGTGTTCCCACCGACCGGGTTCGTGTCGATCGGCGACTCGGTTGTCGGATGGCTGGGAACGGCGACCCTGCCAGCGCTCGCACTCGCAATCGGCGGCATCGGTGCCGTCGCTCAGCAGATCCGCGGATCCATGGTGGACGTGCTGAGACTGGACTACATCCGTACGCTCCGCAGTAGAGGCATCTCCGATCGTTCCATCTTCTACCGGCACGCCCTCCGGAACGCAGCGGGTCCGGCCCTGACCGTCCTGTCCCTCCAGTTCATCGGCATGCTCGGTGGTGTCATCATCATCGAGCGCGTCTTCGCCCTGCCCGGAATCGGGATTCTGGCCTCCACGTCCGCCCTCCGCGGCGACGTTCCCGTGGTGATGGGAACGGTCGCGTTCACCGTTGTCGTGGTGGTCGTCGTCAACCTCCTTGTCGACATCCTCCAGGGTGTCTTGAACCCGAAGGTGCGCATCGATGTCTGA
- a CDS encoding dipeptide/oligopeptide/nickel ABC transporter permease/ATP-binding protein, with amino-acid sequence MSDTTALVSTGPVEPPRPKVGTLRTLARRPVAVASATVLLLIVLVAILAPVLAPFDPDKTHLRLTNSLPNGTYWLGGDRSGRDILSRLIYSTQATVQAALIATIVAVLLGVITGLVAGYYGRTADVIGSWIANILIAVPGIIVLITLYAAVGSNQRVAMVALGILLAPNFFRLVRAMTMSVRNEYYVDAARVSGLGDTRIIARHVLYAVRGPIIVQAAFAAGVAIALQAGLEFLGLGDAGTPSWGGMLLEAFTNIYIAPVQLVWPGIALALVVSALIVLGNCLRDTLEGSKPRMRRKECASRLDVEIVTAQGDEPVLTLDGLAVEYRTDHGWKRVVHDVSLTVARGEVLGLIGESGSGKSQSAFAVLDLLPAEARIAAGSLRLALRRPCGSQTRAAALGHSVAYIAQEPRSNLDPSFTIGQQLVEGIRATTSRTKGGAKAYALELLEKVGIADPARTFDSYPHQISGGMAQRVLIAGAIAPEPELLIADEPTTALDVTVQAEILELLRDLQEEHGMAVLLVTHNFGVVADLCDRVAVMKSGVIVETGETQQVFDHPKDSTTRALLDAILDVDVVRESDAPTGVSA; translated from the coding sequence ATGTCTGACACCACCGCTCTCGTATCCACCGGTCCCGTAGAACCACCACGCCCGAAAGTCGGGACCCTGCGCACTCTGGCGCGCCGACCGGTCGCTGTGGCATCGGCAACGGTCTTGCTTCTGATCGTGCTGGTCGCGATCCTCGCGCCCGTTCTGGCACCATTCGATCCCGACAAGACACATCTGCGGCTGACGAACTCCCTGCCCAACGGCACGTACTGGCTCGGCGGCGACCGCAGTGGCCGTGACATCCTCAGCCGGCTGATCTACTCCACCCAGGCCACGGTCCAAGCCGCGTTGATCGCGACCATCGTCGCAGTCCTGCTCGGCGTGATCACCGGGCTAGTGGCCGGATACTACGGCCGGACCGCGGACGTGATCGGATCCTGGATCGCCAACATACTCATCGCAGTGCCCGGCATCATCGTGCTCATCACGCTCTATGCAGCCGTTGGTTCCAACCAGCGTGTGGCGATGGTCGCCCTGGGAATTCTGCTGGCCCCGAACTTCTTCCGCCTTGTCCGGGCGATGACGATGTCAGTCCGCAACGAGTACTATGTCGACGCCGCACGGGTGTCCGGTCTGGGCGACACCCGAATCATCGCGCGGCACGTGTTGTACGCGGTCCGCGGCCCGATCATCGTGCAGGCAGCGTTCGCGGCCGGGGTGGCGATCGCGCTGCAAGCGGGACTCGAGTTCCTCGGATTGGGTGACGCCGGGACACCCAGCTGGGGTGGCATGCTCCTCGAAGCGTTCACGAACATTTACATCGCACCGGTACAGCTGGTGTGGCCGGGTATTGCGCTGGCTCTGGTGGTCTCGGCGTTGATCGTGCTCGGCAACTGCCTGCGCGATACCCTCGAAGGAAGCAAGCCGCGCATGCGGCGGAAAGAATGCGCGTCCCGACTGGACGTCGAGATCGTCACCGCACAGGGTGACGAACCTGTCCTCACTCTCGATGGCCTCGCGGTTGAATATCGCACCGATCATGGCTGGAAGCGGGTCGTGCACGACGTGTCGTTGACGGTCGCCCGTGGCGAGGTACTCGGTCTCATCGGCGAGTCGGGTTCGGGTAAATCGCAGTCCGCATTCGCCGTCCTCGACCTGCTACCGGCAGAGGCGCGGATCGCGGCCGGATCATTACGGTTGGCGCTGCGTCGACCCTGTGGTTCTCAGACGCGCGCCGCGGCATTGGGCCACTCGGTCGCCTATATCGCTCAGGAGCCGCGCAGCAATCTCGACCCCTCGTTCACTATTGGACAACAACTCGTCGAGGGCATTCGGGCGACGACCTCGCGGACGAAGGGCGGGGCGAAGGCCTATGCGCTCGAGCTGCTCGAGAAGGTCGGCATCGCAGATCCCGCCCGAACCTTCGACTCCTATCCCCATCAGATTTCCGGGGGCATGGCGCAGCGTGTATTGATTGCCGGCGCGATCGCACCCGAGCCGGAGCTGCTCATCGCGGACGAGCCGACGACTGCGCTCGACGTCACGGTCCAGGCGGAGATCCTCGAACTGCTCCGCGATCTACAGGAAGAACACGGTATGGCAGTCCTGCTCGTTACCCACAACTTCGGAGTCGTGGCTGATCTGTGTGACCGGGTGGCTGTGATGAAGAGCGGGGTCATCGTCGAAACCGGTGAGACGCAACAGGTCTTCGACCATCCGAAGGACTCAACCACCCGCGCGTTGCTCGACGCCATCCTCGACGTCGATGTGGTCCGCGAATCCGACGCGCCGACGGGAGTATCCGCATGA
- a CDS encoding ATP-binding cassette domain-containing protein, translating into MSLLEIQGLKIGYGRGRRAKEVVHGVDLAVDTGETLGLVGESGSGKTTIGRAVLGLIPPLAGSVTVAGRPVTGSMSKVERRAHAQAVQVVFQDPYTSLSPSLTIADTLSEPLKAQGVGRAEATARVNDLLDRVRLPKDAGSRLPREFSGGQRQRVAIARALALRPKLIVCDEPVSALDLTTQAVILDLLIEIQRETGVGYLFITHDLSVVRHISHRVAVMYRGDIVEQGETRSVTGNPMHDYTKRLLLASPVADPREQRQRRAAWLESRATFCGGVAAGT; encoded by the coding sequence ATGAGCCTTCTCGAGATCCAAGGATTGAAGATCGGGTACGGGCGCGGGCGGCGGGCCAAGGAGGTCGTCCACGGCGTCGACCTGGCAGTGGACACCGGTGAGACACTCGGGCTGGTGGGTGAGTCCGGCTCGGGCAAAACGACCATCGGTCGGGCGGTGCTGGGCCTGATCCCGCCTTTGGCCGGCTCGGTCACGGTCGCCGGACGACCGGTCACAGGCTCGATGAGCAAGGTGGAGCGCCGCGCACACGCCCAGGCGGTGCAAGTGGTGTTCCAGGATCCGTACACATCGTTGAGCCCGTCATTGACGATCGCCGATACCTTGAGCGAGCCGCTCAAGGCCCAGGGCGTCGGGCGGGCTGAAGCGACCGCGCGAGTGAACGACCTACTCGACCGAGTCCGCTTGCCGAAAGATGCCGGTAGTCGCCTTCCGCGGGAGTTCAGCGGTGGGCAGCGGCAGCGCGTCGCGATTGCCCGGGCGCTCGCGCTGCGCCCGAAACTGATCGTCTGTGACGAACCGGTGTCTGCGCTCGACCTGACCACCCAGGCGGTGATCTTGGATCTGTTGATCGAGATCCAGCGCGAGACCGGCGTCGGGTACCTGTTCATCACGCACGACCTGTCGGTGGTTCGCCATATCAGCCACCGGGTGGCGGTGATGTACCGCGGCGACATCGTCGAACAAGGTGAGACACGCTCGGTCACAGGAAATCCCATGCACGATTACACCAAGCGACTGCTTCTCGCCTCGCCTGTGGCGGATCCGCGCGAGCAGCGTCAACGCCGGGCGGCGTGGCTCGAAAGCCGAGCCACGTTCTGCGGCGGCGTGGCCGCAGGGACATAA
- a CDS encoding alpha-amylase family protein, which produces MTIETRATHAGSGTDEPWYRRARRWTQLTFVEDDPLHFDREFWVEVMRSTRSNGACISAGGYMAFYPTQVPYHYKSRHLGDMDLFGMVNDDARRLGMDVMARVDPHAVHHDAAEAHPEWIARDEEGNPLEHWSFPDVWLTCPFSTYYSDFLIEVTREITREYDVDAVFANRWEGSDIISYSEGARRQYFDATGKSLPTGSDRRTPEWAEFVSWRSDYLSRTIVEWDRAVREINPKGNFIPNRGGKLTRDLNPELVKDMYPAFYVDKQGRAPREAIWAAGRVGKRARGMYPDRPVTLISSVGPENHTHRWKDSVASAAELEAWIVDGFVHDAKPWFTKFNASVPDRRWVEPITRAFDLHARAEDLYGDKTPAARVAIFDSVPPETSGSPLSVYIGEDAAEDGLYHSLVEARIPFEYVDADSATTERLGKYSVVMVPESAELSEEHVALLRRFVAAGGNLLVDSDAVNRVDGTDNGLADLIGIEVVAPTRRAVQNNYVAVMDPAHEIAAPFAPASRILGGTAIVPVRAAADTTVPFRFVPDFPDLPMEEVYPRDRARDPAIVLREHAGGGRTAYVSFNVASLFWETLQSDHGTLITHLVRWVLADDRPVTVTGDGLIDIGVRESAKGVTVSLVNLDNPNALRGQLRAHRPIGPQTVVFRVPDFVTTATIRTLTTPTGVASDIIAGHVEFTVPSIELLEVVDLTWE; this is translated from the coding sequence GTGACTATCGAGACTCGCGCAACGCACGCCGGCTCCGGTACCGACGAACCCTGGTATCGCCGTGCACGGCGATGGACGCAGCTGACGTTCGTCGAGGACGATCCCCTGCACTTTGATCGTGAGTTCTGGGTCGAGGTCATGCGCAGCACCCGCTCGAACGGTGCCTGCATCAGCGCCGGCGGGTACATGGCCTTTTACCCGACGCAAGTGCCGTATCACTACAAGAGCAGACACCTCGGTGACATGGACCTGTTCGGGATGGTCAATGACGACGCCCGCCGGCTCGGGATGGATGTCATGGCCAGGGTGGACCCCCACGCCGTCCACCACGACGCCGCCGAGGCGCACCCCGAATGGATAGCACGGGACGAGGAGGGCAATCCACTCGAACATTGGTCCTTTCCCGACGTGTGGCTGACCTGTCCCTTCAGCACCTACTACAGCGATTTCCTCATCGAGGTAACCCGGGAGATCACCCGGGAGTACGACGTCGACGCCGTCTTCGCCAACCGGTGGGAGGGAAGCGACATCATCTCCTACAGCGAAGGCGCCCGCCGTCAATACTTCGACGCAACCGGAAAGTCGTTGCCCACGGGATCCGACCGCAGGACGCCGGAGTGGGCTGAGTTCGTGTCCTGGCGATCGGATTACCTCAGCCGAACGATCGTCGAATGGGATCGGGCTGTGCGCGAGATCAACCCGAAAGGAAACTTCATTCCCAACCGGGGTGGCAAGCTCACCCGCGATCTCAATCCCGAACTGGTCAAGGACATGTATCCGGCGTTCTACGTCGACAAACAAGGGCGGGCGCCGCGCGAGGCCATCTGGGCCGCGGGCCGTGTCGGCAAGCGGGCACGAGGCATGTATCCCGACCGGCCGGTCACGCTGATCAGTTCGGTCGGGCCCGAGAATCACACGCACCGCTGGAAGGATTCGGTCGCCTCCGCTGCCGAGTTGGAGGCATGGATTGTCGACGGCTTCGTCCACGACGCGAAACCATGGTTCACCAAGTTCAATGCGTCCGTCCCCGACAGACGCTGGGTGGAACCGATCACGCGGGCATTTGATCTGCACGCGCGAGCCGAGGACCTCTACGGCGACAAGACCCCGGCCGCCCGGGTCGCGATCTTCGACTCGGTGCCGCCGGAGACTTCCGGCTCCCCCTTGTCGGTCTACATCGGCGAGGACGCGGCGGAGGACGGCCTCTACCATTCACTTGTCGAGGCCAGGATCCCGTTCGAGTACGTCGATGCCGATTCAGCCACCACGGAACGTCTCGGCAAATATTCCGTCGTGATGGTTCCCGAAAGTGCCGAACTGTCCGAAGAGCATGTCGCTCTCCTGCGTCGGTTCGTCGCCGCCGGGGGGAATCTTCTCGTCGACTCCGATGCCGTGAACCGCGTGGACGGGACCGACAACGGGCTCGCCGACCTGATTGGGATCGAAGTGGTTGCTCCGACGCGGCGCGCCGTTCAAAACAACTACGTGGCTGTGATGGACCCCGCGCACGAGATCGCCGCACCCTTCGCGCCGGCGTCGCGGATCCTCGGAGGAACTGCAATCGTCCCCGTCCGCGCCGCCGCGGACACCACCGTGCCCTTCCGGTTCGTCCCCGACTTTCCCGATCTGCCGATGGAGGAAGTTTATCCCCGCGACCGGGCGCGTGACCCGGCGATCGTGCTGCGTGAGCACGCGGGCGGCGGCCGCACCGCCTACGTCTCCTTCAACGTCGCGTCATTGTTCTGGGAGACACTTCAATCCGACCACGGCACCCTCATCACCCACCTCGTTCGCTGGGTGCTTGCCGACGATCGACCTGTCACGGTCACCGGGGACGGTCTGATCGACATCGGCGTTCGCGAATCTGCCAAAGGCGTGACCGTGTCGCTGGTCAACCTCGATAATCCCAATGCCCTGCGGGGACAACTGCGCGCCCATCGCCCCATCGGGCCACAGACGGTCGTCTTCCGTGTGCCTGACTTCGTGACCACCGCAACGATCCGGACTTTGACGACCCCCACAGGAGTCGCCTCAGACATCATCGCCGGCCACGTCGAGTTCACCGTACCGAGCATCGAACTACTCGAAGTTGTTGACCTCACGTGGGAGTAA
- a CDS encoding D-2-hydroxyacid dehydrogenase, whose product MAIETASTLDDVRTPPADTVAIVNLPHPVDPAPYPSLRWIHTATAGIDAFLTPSLLERDVTLTSSAGNGGIALAEHALMLMMMLGRDTSRWYRAQQHKQWDRYPHGELAGRTVVIVGMGAVGRDLARKAVACHMRVIGVTRRPHDPIEDVDQIVTSDHLVDVAAEADFLVVAAPLTPSTTGLVGESVLAMLPAHAFVVCVSRGGIIDEDALIARLSDSRLAGAGLDAHEIEPLPAQSALWTLPNVIITPHNGATTDGTARRGEQILLDNVARFVNDQPLRNIVDATAGY is encoded by the coding sequence GTGGCCATCGAGACGGCCTCCACACTCGACGACGTGCGCACCCCGCCAGCCGATACGGTCGCGATCGTCAATCTCCCCCATCCGGTGGATCCAGCACCGTACCCATCGCTGCGGTGGATCCATACAGCGACAGCGGGGATTGACGCATTTCTCACCCCGTCGCTGCTCGAGCGCGACGTGACCCTGACGTCCTCCGCCGGCAATGGAGGCATCGCACTTGCCGAACACGCTCTCATGCTCATGATGATGCTAGGGCGCGATACCTCCCGCTGGTACCGCGCTCAGCAGCACAAACAGTGGGACCGATACCCTCACGGCGAACTCGCGGGCCGCACTGTGGTCATCGTCGGAATGGGCGCGGTCGGGCGCGATCTCGCCCGGAAAGCGGTCGCCTGCCACATGCGTGTGATCGGTGTGACACGACGCCCCCACGACCCGATCGAAGACGTCGACCAGATTGTCACGTCAGACCATCTCGTCGACGTCGCCGCCGAAGCCGACTTCCTTGTCGTCGCCGCGCCCCTGACCCCATCTACCACCGGCCTGGTAGGGGAATCGGTACTCGCGATGCTGCCAGCACACGCGTTTGTCGTCTGCGTGTCCCGCGGCGGCATCATCGATGAGGACGCGTTGATTGCGCGCCTCAGTGACAGTCGGCTTGCTGGCGCGGGTCTCGATGCGCACGAGATCGAACCCTTGCCCGCGCAGTCTGCCCTGTGGACACTCCCCAACGTCATCATCACCCCACACAATGGCGCCACGACGGACGGCACGGCTCGCCGCGGTGAGCAGATTCTCCTCGACAATGTGGCGCGATTCGTCAACGACCAACCGCTCCGCAACATCGTCGACGCAACGGCCGGATATTAA
- a CDS encoding nuclear transport factor 2 family protein, translated as MLEKLCAIEDIRHLKSRYFQAVDEKDWAAIEDMFTADAQVDFGGEGQYHIGHHGVTAADIEPADGVVTGGAETARVIAGAVSQVISVHHGHDPQIELTGPDEAVGRWSMYDCLEYADEVMHGYGHYHERYTRVDNQWKFAALTLTRLRVNWSPKV; from the coding sequence GTGCTCGAGAAGCTCTGCGCGATCGAGGACATCCGGCACTTGAAGTCGCGCTATTTCCAAGCGGTCGACGAGAAGGACTGGGCTGCCATCGAGGACATGTTCACCGCCGACGCGCAGGTCGATTTCGGTGGCGAGGGGCAATATCACATCGGTCATCACGGGGTCACAGCCGCGGACATCGAGCCGGCGGACGGGGTCGTCACCGGCGGCGCGGAGACGGCGCGGGTCATTGCGGGTGCGGTATCGCAAGTCATCTCGGTCCATCATGGGCACGACCCGCAGATCGAGCTGACCGGCCCCGACGAGGCCGTCGGGCGTTGGTCGATGTACGACTGTCTCGAGTACGCCGACGAAGTCATGCACGGCTACGGGCATTATCACGAGCGGTACACCCGCGTCGACAACCAGTGGAAGTTTGCTGCCCTGACCCTCACCCGTCTCCGCGTGAACTGGTCGCCGAAGGTCTGA
- a CDS encoding alkene reductase, with protein MLFDNIKLGSIELQNRVVMAPMTRVRASATGLPSPSTALYYAQRASAGLIVSEGISPSKQGQSEPNIPGLYNDEQEAAWRPITKAVHDAGGRIFAQIMHGGRIGHPEINGMQPLGASAIAAQGRIFNSGGRLAFVTPVEMTIEQIQEQIRVFVDTAKRAIAAGFDGVELHGANGYLIQQFLSDNSNQRTDRYGGSPENRARFAIEVVTAVSEAIGADRVGIRFSPGGKFHDMNESDPAGLYTIVLEALNPLGLAYLHILETASDEINDTLRGLWTGPLIVNPALVASSEFANKADADRWLARGADLIAFGRYFISNPDLVRRLRDDLELAEPDLETFYSGGDKGYIDYPDWSPTAVG; from the coding sequence ATGCTGTTCGACAACATCAAGCTAGGCTCGATCGAGCTGCAGAATCGAGTCGTCATGGCGCCGATGACGCGCGTGCGCGCCTCCGCGACCGGCTTGCCGTCCCCCAGTACCGCGCTCTACTACGCTCAGCGCGCATCCGCGGGACTGATCGTCAGTGAAGGCATCTCCCCGTCCAAGCAGGGACAGTCCGAACCGAATATTCCCGGTCTCTACAACGACGAGCAGGAAGCCGCGTGGCGCCCGATCACGAAGGCGGTGCATGACGCGGGCGGACGGATCTTCGCTCAGATCATGCACGGTGGCCGAATCGGTCATCCCGAGATCAACGGAATGCAGCCACTGGGGGCCTCCGCGATCGCAGCACAGGGCAGGATCTTCAACTCCGGCGGCCGCCTCGCATTCGTAACGCCCGTCGAGATGACGATCGAGCAGATCCAGGAACAGATCAGAGTGTTCGTCGATACGGCGAAGCGGGCGATCGCCGCCGGATTCGACGGAGTGGAACTCCATGGCGCCAACGGCTACCTGATCCAGCAGTTCCTCTCGGACAACAGCAACCAGCGCACCGACCGGTACGGCGGATCACCCGAAAACCGGGCGCGCTTTGCGATCGAGGTGGTCACCGCCGTCAGCGAGGCGATCGGGGCCGACCGGGTCGGCATCCGGTTCTCCCCCGGTGGGAAGTTCCACGACATGAACGAGAGCGATCCTGCCGGCCTGTACACCATCGTGCTCGAGGCCCTCAATCCGCTCGGACTGGCCTACTTGCACATCCTCGAGACGGCGTCGGACGAAATCAACGACACGCTGCGCGGTCTCTGGACCGGACCGCTGATCGTCAACCCTGCCCTGGTCGCGAGCTCGGAGTTCGCCAACAAGGCAGACGCGGACCGGTGGCTCGCGCGAGGCGCCGACTTGATCGCCTTCGGCCGGTACTTCATCTCCAACCCCGACTTGGTTCGTCGCCTGCGCGACGATCTCGAGCTGGCCGAACCCGATCTCGAGACCTTCTACTCGGGTGGCGACAAGGGCTACATCGATTATCCGGATTGGTCGCCGACCGCCGTGGGGTAG